The Bacillales bacterium genome segment AGTTGTTCCGAGGCTTCCGACAGCAATTGCGCGCGAAGCTCGTGATAATTTCGCGACGGAACATAGTCTCGCAAATGAACCCAGCATGTTCTCAAAAATTGAGGGAAACGGGACAACGCACGGTAATCAACCGCTGGTTGATGATGGCCGTGACGGGAAGCGATCTCTTCTAATAACGAACGGATCGGTTCGGGCACGTCTAAAAGATCGACGTTTTCCAATTCGCCCGTGTTCTTTACAAACCCCGGCTTTATCGTACCTTTCGTTTTTCCGGTACCACGCGCACCGCGGCCGGCAAGACTTTCATACCAGGCCGTCGTCAGTAACAACAACTTCGGATTGACGAAATTGAAGGTGTCCACAACCGATCGAATTTTAGCAATGACGGGCCTCTTGTAATACGTTCCCCAATCAATGACGGGAATGTTCGCGTCGATTTCGGGATGGCGCAACCGGTCGGATCCGCGCTTCCATTCGTACGTCAGCAAATTCTGCCGCACTTCCCGCCAACCGACTGCCAAGAATTGATCATATCCTTTCAACACAGTAAACAATTCGTGGACAAAGGGGACTTGCAACACATTCATTACATCAGATTGAAATGCTTCGGCGGCGTTTCTTTCGCGATCAAACGGGACATCCATTTTGATTCCCCCTTAACGTTTTCCATAAAAATTATTCTTCGCTGCTGCGAATAGAAGTGATGTTTAATTTTTTCACAAACGTACATGATAAAGGACATGGAGGTGAGTCCATGGCATCGCAAAAAGAACGCAAATCTTACACGGATGATAAGGAAATTCCGACCGATACCCCGTTGAACCCGGAGTTGCAATGGAATGTGGACGAAAACAGCGCCGATTCACCATTTCCGTTCCCGGGAGATTCGGTAGACGAACATAAAGAACTTGAACACGCCAATCGCCATTTTGCCGAAGAGATCGCCAAGCAGCAGAATGAAAACTTGTAAATAAGCCAATCGCGCAAACGTTAAAGGTGGTACATATGGGCTTTCTATCCGCATTTTTTTCAAAAAAGGAAACGTCAAAGCAAAGCAGCAAGAAATCATCGCAAAAAGCCTATGCTTCCATCAAAAAAAATTTCGATTTCATTCAAACTACGTTGCACCATTCCGACGATTTGCAAATGAGAAAGTTGGACGACGAGTCGGCGATCATCTATTTCAATACATTGACAGACACGAAGCTCGTACATGATCGAATCATGTCGGCGGATACGAGGACGATTACCGGCGTCGATTTGGCCGAATCCGAAATCGAAACGACGGACGACTTGAATAACGCCGTCAGCGCACTTATTGATGGGTATACCGTATTGTGCAAAAACGGCAGCCAACGACTGTATTTAGTCAATACGACAGCGCATTACGACCGTCAAATTGATGAGCCGGATAACGAGAAGATCATTCGCGGCGCCCATAACGGGTTCAACGAAAATTTAAAAACGAACATCAACTTGTTGCGAAAAAGCATCGAAAGTCCCGACCTTTGCGTCAACTATTACCGGATCGGCAACATGACGCGCAAAAAAACGGCGATGATTTACATGAAAGGGATCGCGAATCCGGCGATCATTAATGCAGTCGAAGAGCGGCTGCGGACGATTAATGTCGACATGGTCATGAGCCCTGGCTTCATTGAGGAATTCATCGAAAATTCATCGTTTTCACCGTTTCCGCAAGCCTTGGGAACGGAACGTCCAGACCGGACGATGGGAAACTTAATGGAAGGGCGCATCGTTCTCATGACCGAAGGGGCACCGACGGCACTCATATTGCCAGTCACCTTTTTTGCGTTTTACCAATCGCCGGATGATTATAACAATCGTGCCATTTCTGGTACGTTCACCCGGATTCTTCGCATCTTCAGCTTTATGGTCGCCATCGTTCTTCCGTCTTTTTACATTGCGGTGGCGGGCCACAATTTCGAAGTGATTCCGGATGAACTCGTGCTGCCATTGAAAACGTCGGTCAATGAAATTCCGTATCCCCCTCTGTTTGAAGCATTGGTCATGGTGTTGACGATCGAATTGATCCGCGAAGCAGGGATTCGCTTGCCGACGCCGGTCGGACAAACGATCGGCA includes the following:
- a CDS encoding halocarboxylic acid dehydrogenase DehI family protein yields the protein MDVPFDRERNAAEAFQSDVMNVLQVPFVHELFTVLKGYDQFLAVGWREVRQNLLTYEWKRGSDRLRHPEIDANIPVIDWGTYYKRPVIAKIRSVVDTFNFVNPKLLLLTTAWYESLAGRGARGTGKTKGTIKPGFVKNTGELENVDLLDVPEPIRSLLEEIASRHGHHQPAVDYRALSRFPQFLRTCWVHLRDYVPSRNYHELRAQLLSEASEQLNHLPHPVDITVNKLAAEHEPVQIAGMIGIVSLYRNMLADCLIDGEYFRRILIS
- a CDS encoding spore germination protein → MGFLSAFFSKKETSKQSSKKSSQKAYASIKKNFDFIQTTLHHSDDLQMRKLDDESAIIYFNTLTDTKLVHDRIMSADTRTITGVDLAESEIETTDDLNNAVSALIDGYTVLCKNGSQRLYLVNTTAHYDRQIDEPDNEKIIRGAHNGFNENLKTNINLLRKSIESPDLCVNYYRIGNMTRKKTAMIYMKGIANPAIINAVEERLRTINVDMVMSPGFIEEFIENSSFSPFPQALGTERPDRTMGNLMEGRIVLMTEGAPTALILPVTFFAFYQSPDDYNNRAISGTFTRILRIFSFMVAIVLPSFYIAVAGHNFEVIPDELVLPLKTSVNEIPYPPLFEALVMVLTIELIREAGIRLPTPVGQTIGIVGGLVIGNAVVMAGLISNIMIVIIAVTAISSFVVPSNEMSNAVRILTFPLIFMSSMFGFVGIMFSLLFLLIHLCKLESFGTAYFAPVAPLNIRNLKDSIIRLPLWMHNKRPRDAQPEQLQTQKRSRKWDK